In Bombus huntii isolate Logan2020A unplaced genomic scaffold, iyBomHunt1.1 ctg00000107.1, whole genome shotgun sequence, one genomic interval encodes:
- the LOC126876935 gene encoding omega-amidase NIT2-like isoform X3, producing MLILSSTIHNLNIMILTNIAKQVVRTMSTFRLALVQLEVNEVKRKNVERAVSYISSAKERNADIIALPECFNSPYGIQYFRKYAESIPDGETSVALSNAAKENNIYVVGGTMPEIEGDKLYNTCTIWGPDGTLIAKHRKVHLFDIDIPNKITFRESDSLSPGNSLTTFDVKGCKIGIGICYDIRFEEMARIYRNKGCQMLIYPAAFNMTTGPLHWSLLQRSRANDNQLYVACISPARVPSASYVAWGHTQLTNPWGKILYDLETQENMAVTDIDLKVVEEVRAQIPTFSQRRTDLYDTVCKKE from the exons ATGTTGATATTGAGTAGTACCATACATAACCTCAACATTATGATACTTACAAACATCGCTAAACAAGTAGTGCGAACGATGTCGA CATTTCGCTTGGCGTTGGTACAACTTGAAGTAAATGAAGTAAAACGCAAAAATGTAGAGCGGGCAGTTTCCTACATTTCTAGCGCAAAAGAGCGCAATGCTGATATTATAGCTCTTCCTGAATGCTTTAATTCACCATATggaatac agtactttcgaaaatacgccgagagtattcctgatggtgaaacgagcgttgctttatcgaatgcagctaaagaaaacaacatctatgtagttggtggtacgatgcctgaaatagagggcgataaattgtacaatacctgtactatttggggtcccgatggaactttgatagcaaaacaccgaaag gtacatctattcgacatcgacattcctaataagattacttttcgagagagtgattcactcagtcctggtaactccctaacgacgttcgatgtgaagggctgcaaaataggtattggcatatgctatgatattagattcgaggaaatggcacgcatttatcggaacaaag gttgccaaatgctgatatatccagcggcattcaatatgaccactggaccactgcactggtcattacttcagcgttccagagcgaatgataatcaattatacgttgcttgcatatcaccggctcgtgttccttcagcaagttacgtcgcatggggacatacacagttgaccaatccctggggaaagattctttacgatttggaaactcaagagaatatggcagtcaccgatatcg atctaaaagttgttgaggaagtaagggctcagatacctacattttctcagagacgtacagatttgtacgacactgtctgtaagaaggagtaa
- the LOC126876935 gene encoding omega-amidase NIT2-like isoform X2 codes for MLILSSTIHNLNIMILTNIAKQVVRTMSTFRLALVQLEVNEVKRKNVERAVSYISSAKERNADIIALPECFNSPYGIQYFRKYAESIPDGETSVALSNAAKENNIYVVGGTMPEIEGDKLYNTCTIWGPDGTLIAKHRKVHLFDIDIPNKITFRESDSLSPGNSLTTFDVKGCKIGIGICYDIRFEEMARIYRNKGCQMLIYPAAFNMTTGPLHWSLLQRSRANDNQLYVACISPARVPSASYVAWGHTQLTNPWGKILYDLETQENMAVTDIASEKQDIFETAWVFFPTFLTFNNKIFVKRYNLSNKVLVDSQSRKNIDLLQVLFFTMLRVEFLLDELLLND; via the exons ATGTTGATATTGAGTAGTACCATACATAACCTCAACATTATGATACTTACAAACATCGCTAAACAAGTAGTGCGAACGATGTCGA CATTTCGCTTGGCGTTGGTACAACTTGAAGTAAATGAAGTAAAACGCAAAAATGTAGAGCGGGCAGTTTCCTACATTTCTAGCGCAAAAGAGCGCAATGCTGATATTATAGCTCTTCCTGAATGCTTTAATTCACCATATggaatac agtactttcgaaaatacgccgagagtattcctgatggtgaaacgagcgttgctttatcgaatgcagctaaagaaaacaacatctatgtagttggtggtacgatgcctgaaatagagggcgataaattgtacaatacctgtactatttggggtcccgatggaactttgatagcaaaacaccgaaag gtacatctattcgacatcgacattcctaataagattacttttcgagagagtgattcactcagtcctggtaactccctaacgacgttcgatgtgaagggctgcaaaataggtattggcatatgctatgatattagattcgaggaaatggcacgcatttatcggaacaaag gttgccaaatgctgatatatccagcggcattcaatatgaccactggaccactgcactggtcattacttcagcgttccagagcgaatgataatcaattatacgttgcttgcatatcaccggctcgtgttccttcagcaagttacgtcgcatggggacatacacagttgaccaatccctggggaaagattctttacgatttggaaactcaagagaatatggcagtcaccgatatcg CATCTGAAAAACAAGACATCTTCGAGACAGCGTGGGTTTTCTTTCCAACTTTCTTAACtttcaacaataaaattttcgtcaaaCGATACAATCTATCCAACAAAGTTCTTGTAGACAGCCAATCTCGTAAGAACATAGATCTTCTTCAAGTATTATTCTTCACAATGCTTCGTGTGGAATTTCTACTTGACgagttattattaaacgattaa